One genomic region from Chloroherpetonaceae bacterium encodes:
- a CDS encoding methyl-accepting chemotaxis protein, with product MSQFKTTIDKKIVAIVGVSLFIAVVSFAVVLHIRQNSRIDSEIKLKAEKIASTLQGSWQHNANIFLRSRLPLNDSTSGVLSMIHYKPLRGKDTLSRTGMEELVVQEAGQEYIIKQTSLNLRNPQNKPDQFEEAALRIFDEKVTEARRQGNANSISENSISIWEKTNIGSKSYYRYIQPIFIKNQCLACHGSKIDAPEYVQARYENGYGYRSGDLRGALSMIIPADDINAAKNETILVTYGGGFLVLLFVGLITFVFIRRTVTLPILKIVESTKRISEGNLSERVSFTASDDIASIVDSFNALVDSIKEAVRDIVDLTQRLNQIALDISNTATGISKTSDGQISTVRDSVQVLAKTGNSIETVLDDVQGLTINVRETRTSIEDLTSSVQEVSRSIQDANQVFNQVIHEVQGGKLGVEQITQSIYGIGEKLAGLATQIQTIEKSSREITNISDTAVRNAKQMNLMAVNATIESSIPESGKGFRVVAKEIRILAEQSVSYSLQVQDLVTNIRQNVGKVESEIMETNVTIQESAATVRDAEKTLDKITGFYSRSSSIMSRLSGLADAQMRSTQQITMKTSDMSMRTAQVMEQMQSQKITGQKVSKTVDGISNESLRVKNSANEITQLSQELINQAEQLQSAVQKFKLTESSQLFR from the coding sequence ATGAGCCAGTTTAAGACTACCATCGACAAAAAAATTGTCGCTATTGTTGGAGTAAGTTTATTTATTGCGGTGGTTTCGTTCGCTGTAGTTTTACATATTCGACAAAATAGCAGAATTGATTCTGAAATTAAATTAAAAGCAGAAAAAATTGCTTCTACCTTACAAGGGTCTTGGCAACACAATGCTAATATTTTCTTAAGAAGTCGATTGCCTCTCAATGATTCGACCTCTGGCGTGCTTTCAATGATTCATTATAAACCCTTAAGAGGAAAGGACACGCTCTCAAGAACCGGAATGGAAGAACTTGTGGTTCAAGAGGCTGGACAAGAGTATATTATTAAGCAAACTTCACTAAATTTAAGAAATCCTCAAAACAAACCTGATCAATTTGAGGAAGCGGCTTTAAGAATTTTTGACGAAAAAGTAACTGAGGCACGAAGGCAAGGGAATGCCAATAGTATCTCAGAGAACTCAATCTCGATTTGGGAAAAAACAAACATCGGCTCAAAATCCTATTATCGATACATTCAACCAATATTTATTAAAAATCAATGTCTCGCTTGTCACGGTAGTAAGATTGACGCGCCGGAATATGTCCAAGCAAGATATGAAAATGGATACGGGTATCGATCGGGGGATTTGAGAGGGGCACTTTCGATGATTATCCCAGCAGACGACATTAATGCCGCCAAAAATGAAACGATTTTGGTTACCTACGGTGGCGGTTTTCTCGTTTTGCTATTTGTTGGTCTCATCACCTTTGTATTTATCCGCCGTACTGTAACACTTCCAATTCTTAAAATTGTTGAATCAACGAAACGCATCTCAGAAGGAAATTTATCCGAACGAGTCTCATTTACCGCCTCAGATGATATTGCTTCAATTGTTGATTCATTTAACGCCTTGGTAGATAGTATCAAAGAGGCTGTACGGGATATTGTTGATTTAACGCAACGCTTGAACCAAATCGCATTGGATATTAGTAATACAGCCACCGGAATTTCGAAAACCTCAGACGGGCAAATCTCGACCGTTCGTGATTCCGTTCAAGTTTTAGCTAAAACCGGAAACTCAATTGAAACAGTCCTTGACGACGTCCAAGGCTTGACAATTAATGTTAGAGAAACAAGAACTTCTATTGAAGATTTAACCAGTTCTGTACAAGAGGTTTCTCGAAGTATACAAGACGCCAATCAGGTTTTTAACCAAGTCATTCATGAAGTGCAAGGGGGTAAATTAGGCGTCGAGCAAATCACCCAGTCAATTTATGGAATTGGGGAAAAGCTTGCGGGCTTAGCGACGCAGATACAAACCATCGAAAAATCCTCAAGAGAAATAACCAATATTTCAGATACCGCTGTTCGCAATGCAAAGCAAATGAATCTTATGGCGGTTAATGCCACGATTGAGTCTTCAATTCCAGAATCCGGAAAAGGATTTAGAGTTGTTGCGAAAGAAATTCGAATCCTTGCAGAGCAGTCTGTGAGTTATTCGCTTCAAGTTCAAGATTTGGTGACCAATATTCGCCAAAATGTGGGCAAAGTGGAGTCGGAAATTATGGAAACCAATGTTACGATTCAAGAAAGTGCAGCGACAGTTCGTGATGCTGAAAAAACACTTGATAAGATTACCGGATTCTACTCCCGCTCAAGCAGCATTATGAGTCGGCTTTCAGGGCTTGCGGACGCTCAAATGAGAAGCACTCAGCAGATTACGATGAAAACGAGCGATATGTCGATGCGAACAGCTCAAGTGATGGAGCAAATGCAATCTCAAAAAATTACAGGGCAAAAAGTTTCAAAAACTGTTGATGGAATTTCCAATGAATCATTGCGTGTGAAAAACTCAGCCAATGAAATTACGCAGCTCTCACAAGAACTGATTAACCAAGCTGAGCAATTGCAATCAGCCGTTCAAAAATTCAAGCTTACCGAGAGCTCGCAGCTTTTTAGATAA
- the arsS gene encoding arsenosugar biosynthesis radical SAM protein ArsS (Some members of this family are selenoproteins.): MSSTHKSMKALGNPLADTQVQLDVIEHKVELPLFHEKYQETGEKELRATGIDIFQINVGKLCNQTCKHCHVDAGPDRREIMTRETFELCLKALASSKIQTVDLTGGAPEMNPDFRWFVQEVKKLGRHVMVRSNLTILVANGFTDLPEFFAQNEVEVISSLPHYTPSLTDKQRGDHVFERSIEAMKRLNALGYGKPDSALKFNLVYNPVGAFLPPSQSSLEKDYKRELWNKHGVVFNSLYTITNMPISRFLDYLLISGNYESYMTKLVSLFNPAAAKNVMCRNTISISWDGFLYDCDFNQMLDLHLLPGNARHIRDFDSLALGTRKIATDQHCYGCTAGSGSSCGGATT; encoded by the coding sequence ATGTCTTCAACTCATAAAAGTATGAAGGCCTTAGGAAATCCTTTGGCCGATACACAGGTGCAGCTCGATGTTATTGAACATAAAGTGGAGCTGCCGCTCTTTCATGAAAAGTATCAAGAAACGGGTGAGAAGGAGCTTCGCGCAACCGGAATTGATATTTTCCAAATCAATGTTGGTAAGCTCTGCAATCAAACCTGTAAACACTGTCATGTCGATGCCGGACCAGACCGCCGTGAAATCATGACACGCGAGACATTCGAACTTTGCTTGAAAGCACTGGCTTCATCAAAAATTCAAACAGTTGATCTCACCGGTGGCGCACCTGAAATGAACCCCGACTTCCGTTGGTTTGTGCAAGAAGTAAAAAAATTAGGCCGTCATGTAATGGTTCGGTCAAATCTCACCATCCTTGTCGCCAATGGCTTTACAGATTTACCAGAGTTCTTTGCTCAAAATGAAGTTGAAGTTATCTCATCACTCCCGCATTACACGCCTTCACTAACCGATAAGCAACGAGGCGATCATGTTTTCGAGCGCTCCATCGAAGCAATGAAACGTCTAAACGCCTTGGGATATGGAAAGCCGGATAGTGCTTTGAAATTCAACTTGGTTTATAATCCTGTCGGTGCGTTTCTTCCGCCAAGCCAATCTTCACTAGAAAAAGATTACAAACGCGAATTATGGAATAAGCACGGCGTTGTGTTTAATAGCCTTTACACTATAACCAATATGCCCATCAGCCGATTTCTCGATTATCTCCTGATCAGTGGTAATTATGAATCGTACATGACAAAACTGGTTTCGCTTTTTAACCCTGCAGCTGCTAAAAATGTGATGTGCAGAAATACCATCTCCATCAGTTGGGACGGATTTCTTTATGATTGCGATTTCAATCAAATGCTCGATCTCCATCTCTTGCCCGGCAACGCCCGCCACATCCGCGATTTCGATTCGCTCGCGCTTGGCACGCGTAAAATTGCGACCGATCAGCATTGCTACGGCTGCACCGCAGGCTCCGGGTCGAGTTGCGGCGGAGCTACGACTTAA
- a CDS encoding valine--tRNA ligase, protein MSKDFQNQGSSLEKNYSPEAVELRWGIDFFKETGIHTANSETVTKGDRESFTVLMPPPNVTGSLTIGHVLNHTIQDIFIRYHRMMGKESLWLPGTDHAGIATQTVVEKQLRKEKLTRYDLGREKFIEKVWAWREEYGNLILKQLAKLGDSADWRRNLFTMDDRANRAVQNAFIRLYQDGLIYKGKRIINWCPVSQTALSDEEVEMRTQRDPLAFVRYFIDDSQDGAFIPVATVRPETMLGDVAVAVNPNDERYQKFLGKFVIEPITKRRIPIIADDYVEIDFGTGALKITPAHDPNDYQVGLRHQLPVIIAIDKHAKVVNGFEPYSGLDRFEARKKILADLEQAGYLIKVEDYEHNVGYSERAGVVVEPFLSEQWFVTMKPLSNPALAAVETGIVKFYPERWKNTYKYWMENVQDWCISRQLWWGHRIPAFYSPDGSLAVAGTKEEAFHQLKAKQPNLTIEQVRQEDDVLDTWFSSWLWPLTTLGWEKPGDDNDDFKAFYPTSTLVTAPDIIFFWVARMIIAGLYFRATEEERKAYFLTENAHHRNENDENFQSFLRRCIPFENVYFTSIIRDQQGRKLSKSIGNSPDPLMVMEKYGTDALRFTVMYLAPLGQDVRIEVNLQTKDMPQVEQGRNFCTKIWNAARFLQMNKAEIYNPLEAFEMEYKALTLENVVPENLPERWIFSTLNSMLKSYHLSVEQLRVNELVKSLYDFIWRDYCDWYLEMLKVNLYSAKDEAEKKRAISKAMFVFDALLRALHPVMPFISEEIWQGLVKREKDEYLNQAVVFHANPNLIEPETEEEMEFLKAIVSNIRSTRAVLGVPPSLEANVLINTHDEKGLKRLTHIGPLIMKLAKVSLEIGNSLLKPKASASSVVMGCDIHIKLEGILDFEKEKARLEKEIHKTEGYIRQIETKLSNAGFVERAPKEIIETEQKKLSDAKETMIKLQENLASLA, encoded by the coding sequence ATGTCAAAAGACTTTCAAAATCAAGGATCTTCTTTAGAGAAAAATTATTCACCTGAAGCCGTTGAGTTAAGATGGGGAATCGATTTTTTCAAAGAAACAGGGATACATACTGCCAATAGTGAAACGGTAACGAAAGGTGATAGGGAATCTTTTACTGTATTAATGCCTCCTCCAAATGTAACCGGCAGCCTTACGATTGGGCATGTCTTAAATCATACGATTCAAGACATTTTTATTCGCTATCACCGAATGATGGGAAAAGAATCTCTTTGGCTTCCGGGCACCGACCACGCCGGAATCGCAACTCAAACGGTGGTTGAAAAGCAGTTGAGAAAAGAAAAACTGACCCGATACGACTTAGGCCGAGAAAAGTTTATCGAAAAGGTTTGGGCTTGGAGAGAAGAATATGGGAATTTGATTCTGAAGCAGCTTGCAAAACTTGGCGATTCAGCGGACTGGCGACGAAATCTTTTTACGATGGACGATCGCGCCAATCGAGCAGTTCAAAATGCATTTATCAGGCTTTATCAAGATGGGTTGATTTACAAAGGAAAGCGGATTATCAATTGGTGTCCGGTTTCCCAAACCGCACTCTCTGATGAAGAGGTGGAAATGCGTACCCAAAGAGACCCTTTGGCATTTGTTCGATATTTCATCGACGACTCACAAGATGGCGCATTTATACCCGTTGCGACCGTTAGACCCGAAACAATGCTTGGCGATGTGGCTGTTGCCGTTAACCCAAATGATGAACGATATCAAAAATTTCTTGGCAAGTTTGTCATAGAACCCATAACCAAACGCCGGATTCCGATAATTGCAGATGATTATGTCGAGATAGATTTTGGTACTGGTGCATTAAAGATTACTCCCGCTCATGATCCAAATGATTATCAAGTGGGCTTGAGACACCAGCTACCGGTGATTATTGCAATTGATAAGCATGCAAAAGTGGTAAATGGGTTTGAACCTTACTCGGGATTAGATCGATTTGAAGCAAGAAAAAAGATTCTCGCCGACTTGGAGCAAGCCGGGTATTTGATTAAAGTTGAAGATTACGAGCATAATGTCGGGTATTCAGAAAGAGCGGGTGTTGTTGTTGAGCCATTTCTCTCCGAACAGTGGTTTGTAACAATGAAACCACTTTCAAATCCAGCCCTTGCTGCCGTTGAAACCGGAATCGTTAAGTTTTACCCTGAGCGTTGGAAAAACACCTATAAATATTGGATGGAAAATGTTCAAGATTGGTGTATCTCGCGTCAACTCTGGTGGGGTCATCGAATCCCTGCATTTTATTCACCTGATGGGTCATTGGCTGTTGCTGGCACCAAAGAAGAAGCCTTTCATCAATTAAAAGCAAAGCAACCAAATTTGACCATTGAGCAAGTGAGACAAGAAGACGATGTGCTTGATACTTGGTTCTCTTCTTGGCTTTGGCCATTAACAACCCTTGGTTGGGAAAAACCGGGAGATGATAATGACGACTTTAAGGCCTTTTATCCAACTTCAACTTTAGTTACCGCACCGGATATCATCTTTTTTTGGGTGGCAAGAATGATAATCGCCGGGCTTTATTTTCGTGCAACTGAAGAAGAACGAAAAGCTTATTTCCTTACGGAGAACGCTCATCACAGAAATGAAAATGATGAAAACTTCCAATCATTTTTGCGGCGATGTATCCCCTTTGAAAATGTTTATTTCACTAGCATTATTCGCGATCAGCAAGGGAGAAAGCTTTCAAAATCAATCGGGAATTCTCCCGACCCCTTAATGGTGATGGAAAAATATGGCACAGATGCACTCCGCTTTACCGTGATGTATCTAGCCCCACTTGGTCAGGATGTAAGAATTGAGGTCAATCTTCAGACAAAAGATATGCCTCAAGTAGAACAGGGAAGAAATTTTTGTACAAAAATTTGGAATGCTGCGCGCTTTTTACAAATGAACAAGGCTGAGATATACAATCCACTAGAAGCATTTGAGATGGAGTATAAAGCGCTGACTCTCGAAAACGTGGTTCCTGAAAACTTGCCTGAGCGTTGGATATTTTCTACACTAAATTCAATGCTTAAATCCTACCATTTATCGGTTGAGCAACTTCGAGTCAATGAATTGGTAAAATCACTCTATGATTTCATTTGGAGAGATTATTGTGATTGGTATCTCGAAATGTTAAAGGTTAACCTCTATTCTGCAAAGGATGAAGCCGAAAAAAAACGAGCGATTTCTAAGGCAATGTTTGTATTTGATGCACTTCTCCGTGCGCTTCATCCCGTTATGCCGTTCATTTCTGAAGAAATTTGGCAAGGCTTGGTAAAAAGAGAGAAGGATGAGTATCTCAATCAGGCCGTTGTATTTCATGCCAATCCAAATCTTATTGAGCCTGAAACTGAGGAGGAAATGGAATTTTTGAAAGCGATTGTGAGCAACATTCGTAGCACACGAGCGGTGTTAGGTGTACCACCTTCGCTTGAAGCAAACGTATTGATTAACACTCACGATGAAAAAGGACTAAAAAGACTTACCCATATTGGCCCATTGATTATGAAACTGGCAAAAGTCTCGCTTGAAATTGGCAATTCCCTTCTCAAACCCAAAGCAAGTGCAAGCTCAGTTGTAATGGGTTGCGATATTCATATCAAACTTGAAGGCATTTTGGATTTTGAAAAGGAAAAGGCTCGTTTGGAAAAAGAGATTCACAAGACAGAAGGTTACATTCGTCAAATTGAAACGAAATTAAGCAACGCGGGATTTGTCGAACGCGCACCGAAAGAAATAATCGAGACCGAGCAAAAGAAACTAAGTGATGCAAAAGAAACAATGATAAAACTTCAAGAGAATTTAGCCAGCCTTGCATAA
- a CDS encoding glycosyltransferase family 2 protein: MKTVVIIPAYNEQASIGKVIADIPKEWVHTIIVVDNNSTDNTRLVAEEAGARVVFEPIRGYGRACLKGIASASELHPDVILFLDGDYSDFPEEIPLLLKPILERDVDLVIGSRISGNAELGALLPQARFGNWLSTRLIQWFWGYRFTDLGPFRAIRWNSLQALKMEDQTFGWTVEMQVKAAKLKLNTTEVPVSYRKRIGKSKITGTISGTFKAGYMILYTIFKHFFTK; the protein is encoded by the coding sequence ATGAAAACTGTTGTCATTATCCCGGCTTATAACGAACAAGCCTCTATTGGGAAAGTCATCGCCGATATCCCGAAAGAATGGGTTCATACCATTATTGTCGTTGATAATAACTCAACCGATAACACGCGCTTAGTGGCTGAAGAGGCCGGTGCCCGTGTGGTTTTTGAACCCATTCGTGGGTATGGCCGCGCGTGTTTGAAGGGGATTGCCTCCGCTTCTGAACTCCACCCGGATGTCATTCTTTTTTTAGATGGCGATTACTCCGACTTTCCCGAAGAAATCCCTTTGCTTCTCAAACCGATTTTAGAAAGAGATGTTGATTTGGTCATCGGCTCGCGAATTAGTGGCAACGCCGAACTAGGCGCCCTATTGCCTCAAGCACGTTTTGGCAATTGGCTATCCACGCGTCTCATTCAATGGTTTTGGGGTTATCGTTTCACCGATCTCGGCCCGTTTCGAGCCATTCGCTGGAATTCACTTCAAGCTTTGAAAATGGAAGACCAAACTTTTGGTTGGACTGTTGAAATGCAAGTAAAAGCGGCCAAACTGAAACTCAATACAACCGAGGTTCCTGTGAGCTACAGGAAGCGAATCGGCAAATCAAAAATTACCGGAACAATTTCCGGCACCTTTAAGGCAGGGTACATGATTTTATATACAATCTTCAAACATTTCTTTACAAAATAA
- the dnaE gene encoding DNA polymerase III subunit alpha: protein MAKPDFVHLHTHTHYSLLSSPIMPAELFQQCHNLGMPTVAVTDHASLFNMPQLFAESKNKEKGYEVKLIVGSEIYMAPESRHKKDSRDTFHLNLLVKDNDGYRNLCKILSASSREGFYFRPRADFELLALYHKGLIVTTSCEKGELPRLVSKGDETGARQFISRYKDLFGDDFYIELEYHNTESEAKINRELIRLSKEFGVKLVATNDVHYLTRADSEKQEILMCTKGKHTLSDSKRMRFPTNEFYLKSPVEMAMIFDNSHKELSNTLEVAEKCTYAFKKVEMAELPHFKIPEAFKNDKEYLRHLTYQGAEKIYGDLESLGEKGKVIKARIELELGTIDRMNYDSYFLIVSDLINASRNAGYLVGPGRGSAAGSIVAYLTGITQVDPIQYKLLFERFLNPERVSMPDIDIDFTPVGKQKVLDYTIEKYGEECVSKIVAISTLGAKAVIKDVARALEIPLAEVNAITKLVPNKPAGAPLADFVNGKYKKDGTTEIEPVKELRELLKSNNNAVRRLIQYALELEGRARNASVHAAGVVITNGPVDNYVPLYISDKVASEERRFADEEPETEKDSADKEAQKPKNEKQVITQFDKDWIEKAGLLKIDYLGLETLAVIDETLRLVEKRYKIKIDLLKIPIDDRQTFKIFQDGKMAGIFQFESPGMQSYMIQLKPTSIEDIIAMSALYRPGPMQFIPDYIDCKHGRKPVSYPHPMLEPILDYTYGIMVYQEQIMQTAQLMAGYSLGGADLLRRAMGKKDKETMSKERVKFIEGAFKTNQIPEEDATKVFANMEKFAEYGFNRSHSAAYGLLAYQTAYLKAYYPHEFVCAILNSEAADKDRVKHLSDEAKSMGIKFLPPSINQSDTLFSVEDLPKKEKAIRVGFNAIKHVGGAAKEIVQARKRKKDSFQTLFDFCASVDLRSVNKKAIESLIYSGTMDEFGLNRATLIANKDKAVEFGQKVNRRVTLGQEEFFDSASLSHSGGYTPEMITLPEMPDSEKLKLEKELVGFYLSQHPLDPFKRDYDAFSTLKLNATGFEQKQLYRVIGMITETKKHLDRKGNTMLFGTIEDFYGKADFTVFSKVYDKFERELQKDAPVVLLAEAEQQENSIKLLVSEVIPLRKAREIYPHRVIIRIDAEDSDSITKAKAIKSICDKYKGETQLDFELLFNHQGLPKEMRLFARRALIDPDNLALNEFASVLGEDAVRIAYSE from the coding sequence ATGGCAAAACCAGACTTCGTCCATCTTCATACACACACGCATTATTCCCTACTTTCAAGCCCCATAATGCCTGCTGAGCTATTTCAGCAATGCCATAACCTTGGCATGCCAACCGTTGCCGTTACCGACCACGCGTCACTTTTTAACATGCCTCAACTTTTTGCAGAGTCAAAGAATAAGGAAAAGGGTTATGAGGTAAAACTGATTGTTGGGTCAGAAATTTATATGGCGCCGGAATCTCGTCACAAAAAAGATTCTCGTGATACATTTCATCTTAACTTGTTGGTTAAGGATAACGATGGCTACCGAAATCTCTGTAAAATTCTTTCCGCATCCTCCCGCGAAGGCTTTTATTTTCGGCCTCGTGCCGACTTTGAATTGCTCGCGCTATACCATAAGGGGCTTATCGTTACAACCTCTTGTGAAAAAGGGGAACTCCCTCGCCTCGTATCAAAAGGCGATGAAACCGGAGCAAGACAATTTATTTCCCGCTATAAAGACCTTTTTGGCGATGATTTCTATATCGAACTCGAATATCATAACACCGAGTCTGAAGCAAAAATCAACCGAGAACTGATTCGTCTTTCTAAAGAATTTGGCGTCAAGCTGGTTGCCACCAACGATGTACATTATCTCACCCGTGCCGACTCTGAAAAACAGGAAATCTTAATGTGCACCAAAGGGAAACATACGCTGAGCGACTCCAAGCGCATGCGTTTCCCAACCAATGAGTTTTATCTGAAATCTCCCGTAGAAATGGCGATGATTTTTGATAATAGCCACAAGGAGCTTTCGAATACCCTTGAAGTCGCAGAAAAATGTACTTACGCGTTTAAGAAGGTTGAAATGGCAGAACTTCCTCATTTCAAAATCCCGGAAGCATTCAAAAATGATAAAGAATATCTCCGGCACCTTACTTATCAAGGTGCTGAAAAAATTTATGGAGATTTAGAGTCACTCGGAGAAAAAGGGAAAGTTATCAAAGCGCGAATAGAGCTTGAACTTGGTACCATCGATCGAATGAATTACGATTCATATTTTTTAATCGTCAGCGATCTTATCAACGCCTCACGAAATGCAGGTTATCTTGTTGGCCCGGGCCGAGGTTCCGCTGCCGGAAGTATCGTTGCGTATTTGACAGGTATTACCCAAGTTGACCCCATTCAATACAAACTTCTTTTCGAGCGATTTCTCAACCCCGAACGTGTTTCAATGCCCGATATTGATATTGACTTTACGCCCGTTGGAAAACAAAAAGTCTTAGATTATACCATTGAAAAGTATGGTGAAGAATGCGTTTCTAAAATCGTGGCAATTTCAACACTTGGTGCAAAAGCCGTAATAAAAGATGTTGCTCGTGCGCTTGAAATTCCTCTTGCCGAAGTGAATGCGATTACAAAACTCGTTCCCAACAAACCTGCTGGTGCTCCGCTTGCCGATTTTGTTAACGGCAAATACAAAAAGGATGGCACCACTGAAATTGAACCGGTGAAAGAACTTCGTGAACTTCTCAAAAGCAATAATAACGCTGTTCGGCGGCTCATTCAGTATGCTTTGGAACTCGAAGGTCGCGCTAGAAATGCCTCTGTTCATGCTGCGGGCGTTGTCATTACCAATGGCCCGGTCGATAACTATGTTCCCCTTTACATTTCTGATAAAGTAGCTTCAGAAGAACGTCGCTTTGCCGACGAAGAGCCCGAAACCGAAAAAGATTCGGCAGACAAAGAAGCTCAAAAACCAAAAAATGAAAAGCAAGTCATCACGCAATTTGATAAAGACTGGATAGAAAAAGCGGGTCTTTTGAAAATTGATTACTTAGGACTTGAAACCCTTGCTGTCATTGACGAAACGCTCCGGTTGGTTGAAAAACGATACAAAATAAAAATCGATTTGCTTAAAATTCCAATTGATGACCGTCAAACATTTAAGATTTTTCAAGATGGAAAAATGGCAGGCATCTTTCAATTTGAATCCCCCGGAATGCAAAGCTATATGATTCAACTTAAACCTACGAGTATAGAAGATATAATAGCAATGAGCGCATTATACCGACCCGGGCCAATGCAATTTATTCCTGATTATATCGATTGTAAACACGGTCGAAAACCAGTCAGTTACCCTCATCCGATGCTCGAACCGATTTTAGATTATACCTATGGAATTATGGTGTATCAAGAGCAAATCATGCAAACGGCACAACTGATGGCAGGCTATTCACTTGGGGGCGCTGACCTGCTCCGCAGGGCAATGGGAAAAAAAGACAAAGAAACAATGAGTAAAGAGCGCGTAAAGTTTATTGAAGGCGCGTTCAAAACCAATCAGATACCTGAAGAAGATGCAACCAAAGTATTCGCAAATATGGAAAAGTTTGCCGAGTATGGGTTTAATCGCTCTCACTCTGCAGCTTATGGTTTATTAGCTTATCAAACCGCCTATCTCAAAGCTTATTATCCGCATGAATTCGTTTGTGCAATCCTTAACTCCGAAGCAGCCGATAAAGACCGCGTGAAACATCTTTCGGATGAAGCAAAGTCGATGGGCATTAAGTTTCTTCCCCCCTCAATCAATCAAAGCGACACCCTATTCTCGGTCGAGGATTTGCCAAAAAAAGAAAAAGCCATTCGGGTTGGATTTAATGCCATTAAACATGTGGGCGGTGCCGCAAAGGAAATTGTACAAGCGCGAAAACGGAAAAAAGATTCATTTCAAACCCTATTCGATTTTTGCGCCTCGGTTGACTTACGCTCAGTCAATAAAAAAGCGATTGAAAGCCTTATTTACTCCGGTACAATGGATGAGTTTGGTTTGAATCGCGCAACCCTTATTGCCAATAAAGATAAAGCGGTTGAATTTGGTCAAAAGGTTAATCGGCGAGTTACCTTAGGGCAAGAAGAATTTTTCGACTCGGCAAGCCTTTCTCATAGTGGCGGCTATACACCCGAAATGATAACACTCCCTGAAATGCCCGATTCAGAAAAGCTAAAATTAGAAAAAGAACTCGTTGGTTTTTATCTCTCACAACACCCTTTAGACCCATTCAAGCGCGACTATGATGCCTTCTCAACGCTCAAACTTAACGCCACAGGCTTCGAACAAAAACAACTTTATCGTGTCATTGGAATGATTACCGAAACCAAAAAACATCTTGACCGCAAAGGAAACACAATGCTGTTTGGTACCATTGAAGATTTCTACGGCAAGGCCGATTTCACCGTCTTTTCAAAAGTCTACGATAAATTTGAGCGAGAATTGCAAAAGGACGCCCCAGTGGTATTGCTTGCAGAAGCCGAGCAACAAGAAAATTCAATCAAACTTCTTGTCAGTGAAGTGATTCCCTTGCGAAAAGCCAGAGAAATTTATCCACACCGTGTCATCATTCGGATAGATGCCGAGGATTCGGATTCGATAACCAAAGCTAAAGCAATAAAATCAATTTGTGATAAATACAAAGGGGAAACACAGCTCGATTTTGAACTTCTTTTTAACCATCAAGGCCTTCCGAAAGAAATGAGACTCTTTGCCCGACGCGCTTTAATCGACCCAGATAACCTCGCATTGAACGAATTCGCATCAGTGCTCGGCGAAGACGCTGTTCGTATTGCCTACTCGGAATAA